TATTTTTTAAGTGACTTCAGGCTAAAGACACCCTTCTTTGCACTATTTAAGGACTGCTCGCTGTAGTCGGTTGCGTAAATCATGGATTTATCGTAAAGGTTCTCTTCCTCCAAAACTATGCTGAGGGAATACACCTCCTCGCCGGTTGAGCAGCCCGCAACCCAGATTTTTATATACGGCAAACGTTTCAGCTCAGAAATTGCCGTTTTTCTTAAAGCAAGGAAAAAAGCAGGGTCTCTGAACATCTCTGTTGTGCTTATCGAAAAATCCCCAAGCAGCTCTGTAAAAAACCGCCTGTCATATATTAGTTTTTCAATGAGCTCCGTTATTTTACTAATTCCGGCAACGGACATCCTGTGCTTTATTCTCCTTTTAATTGAGGCCTTTGCATAATTTCTGAAATCATACCCGTACCTGGAGTATATTGCCTCAAGAAGAAGCGTTATTTCCAAATTCTCGTTCTCGTCCGTTTCGTAATAGTCCATCTGCTGAGGCCTCCTGTTTTACCGGTATAACCAAATTCGTAACAGAGACAGAAGTCTGTCTTTATCAATCGGTTTGGACAGATAATCGTTTGCCCCGGCCTCGATACACTTTATCCTGTCTTCTTTCATTGCCTTTGCCGTCAGCGCTATTATAGGAATATCCCTGTAACGGCGTATTTTTCTTGCTTCTTTTATCGCAGCATAACCGTCCATCTCAGGCATCATTATGTCCATCAATATAACTTCTATTGTATCGTTTTTCTTTAAAATATCGAGACACTCTATTCCGTTTTTCGCAATAGCCACGTTCATTCCCTCCTCCTGAAGAATGCCGGATAATGCAAAAACGTTTCTTGAATCATCATCGGTTATCAGTATGTTTCTGTCTTTAAATATATGCTCTTTATCATGTACTTTTATAAGTATTTTTTGCTTTTCCTCCGGTAATTGCGACTGTGGCAAATGTAAAAAAAGCACTATTTCGTCAAACAGCCTGTCGTGGGATTTTACGATCTTAAGCACTATTTTACGTGCATACAGGTTAAGCTTTATCTCATTCTCTGAGCTTAACTGTAAGCTGTTAAAGACTATCACCGGTATATTATTGAAGGTTTCAGTGCTTTTTATTTTATCCAGAAAATCAAAAGCAGCGGATTCATCGCCGGTAAAATTCAATATAAGACAATCGTATAGATTTAACTCCAGAGCATGCTGCGCCTCTTTTATGGGTACATAATCTACTTCCACATCAGTATTTCTTAATAGTTCCTTTAGAGTTGCAGCCTGTTTAGTGTCCAGGCTGACTGCAAGAATCTGCCTGGTTTTCCCCGAAAATATTTTTTCCAGTCTGGTAAACACTTCATTAATCTTTTCCATGTTGACAGGTTTTGTTAAAAACCCGATACCGCCGGATTTAAGAACGTCTATTGTTTTTTCAGATGCCGATATTATATGTATCGGGATGCTGCGTGTTACTGAGGAGTCCTTCAACCGCTCAATTACCGTCCAGCCGTCAATGTCCGGAAGCCCCATATCCAGAATTATCGCACTGGGTTTATATTTGTGTGCGCAATCAACGCCGCCTGCTCCGTCCTGTGCCGCTATACCCTTATACCCTCGCTCACGGCTTATATCCAGGAGGATTTTAGCAAACACAGTGTCATCTTCTATTATTAAAATTGACTTCTCATCCGCTGACAGACTCTCCCTGTCGTCCTCCAACGTTTTGCCTTTCAGTTGGATTTCTTTTTTTAAAGGCTGCTCATCAGGGATGTGAGGTTTAGCCCGGCCCGGGCCCTCAGGGCTTATCTCGGCATCTGTTAGGTTTTGTAAGTCAGGAATATGTATGGTAAAGGTGCTGCCGGAGCCAAACTCGCTTTTAACTACCATCTCGCCTCTTAGCAATTTAACCAGTTCTTTGGAAATTGTAAGCCCCAGCCCTGTGCCTCCGTACTTTCTGCTCGTAGTTCCGTCGGCTTGCTTGAATGCCTCAAAAATCACATCCAACTTATCCGGCGGAATTCCAATACCCGTGTCCGAAACGGACACAGACAATACGCCGCCACTGTGCCCTTTAATCGCACCCTTGCCTATTGTCACCGTGACAGAGCCGCTTTCTGTAAACTTGACGGCATTTGACAGCAGGTTTCTAAGTATCTGCTCCATTTTTTGAATATCGGTATGAATGTACTTTGGAGCATTATCTGATATGGCCACGTGCAGAGAAAGGTTTTTCTCTTCAGTAAAAGGCAGGAAATTGCTCTCTATGAATGCTTTCACCCTCTCAGCCTCAATAGCCTCTATATGCAGCTCAACCTTGCCTGCCTCAACTTTTGACAGATCCAGAATATCGTTTATCAGACTCAGCAGGTCCTTGCCCGAGGAGTGCACTGTAGCGGCACATTCCATTTGTTTTTCAGTAAGGTTGCCGTCTTTGTTTTCAAAGAGAAATTTGGAAAGCAGTAGTATGCTGTTAAGCGGAGTTCTTAACTCGTGTGACATATTTGCCAGAAATTCGGATTTATACTTGCCCGTTATTTCAAGCTCTCTGGTTTTTTGAAGGTTAAGCACCTGATTTTTCTCAAGCTCCATGTTCTTTTTCTTTATCTCATCCCGTTGTTTTTCCATCAGTTTTGCGTGTTCCTCCAGCTCCTCGTTGGCCTGTCTGAGCTCCTCCTGCTGTTCTTGAAGCTTGACTTCGGATTCCCTGAGAATCCGCGCCCGGTCAGCCAGTTCCTCATTGTTGGCTATCAGCTCCTCCTGCTGAGCCTGAAGCTCTTCAGCCTGGTTCTGAGTTATTTCTAATAGCTCTTTAGTTTTCTGTTGAGCTTGAGCAACGCTGAAGGCTATAGCAATGGTCTCGGAAACCGATTTCATGAACTCTGTTTGATGCTCGGTAAAGGCGGTAAATGCCCCCAGCTCTATTACACCTTTAACCTCATCATTATAAATAAACGGCGTAACCAGTATGTTTGAGGGCACTTTCTCGCCCAGCCCCGACATTATCTTTATATAATCCTCAGGCACATTGGTAAGTAGTATGCTTTGTTTTTCAAGGGCACACTGCCCAACTAATCCGTCGCCGACGGCAAACTCGTTAGACAACCCCTTTCTCTTGTTGTGCGCATATGTGCCGGTTAGCTTCAGGATGTTTTGGTTTTTCCGTGTCAGGTAAATCGCCCCTATCAGAGCTCCCAGATACTCGGAAATATACGTTATCAGGTTTTGAGAAAGAGTGATGATATCCTGCTCACCCCGCATTATTTCGCTTACTTTGGCATATCCCGTTTTTTTCCAGTTCTCAGCATCCCGCTCCGATAATACTTTCCGTAAGCTGTCCATCATAAGCTGAAACGATTTGGCCAGCAGGCCGGTTTCATCCGCCGCAGAGACGTCTATGTTTACATTTAAATTACCTGAGGCCACCTCTTTGGTTGTCTCTGTTAACTTATAAATAGGAGTAGTGATGCTTCTTGTAAAAATAACCCCAAAGACACAGCTTAACAATATTGTGCCGGCTAAAATAAAGTATAATATATTTTTGGTTTCATCGTTTGTTTTCTGAGTGTTTTCGTAAAACCACTGCGCTTTCCTCGTGGCAAAATCTATCGCTTCTTTTATTAACTTCTCATTCTCTGCAGCATTAGAATACATCTTAGTATCTAAGAGCTTCAAAGCCTCATCTTTTTTACCATGTAAGAGCAGATCGAAATAATTCACATGAAATGAAATATATCTGTCATAATTAACACGAATTTGTTTTATTAAATTTTTATCACCCAAAAACCGATTTTCTACAGATGCCAGAGCGCTTATTATTTCTGGTTCAATAACAGATATCTGCGTTTTAATCTCCATAACTTCATTGTTGTCAGCAGAAAGGTATGCTTTTCTTAGTAGAAATCTGATTCTGGTAGTATTTGCATCGATGGAAAGCAATGAACTTTTTACCGTGAATGGGTGTTCATAGAGTTTCCTTATTTGATCAGTGCTGTAATCCAGCTTGCCTATCGAATAAAAGGACAGTAGAAGAAAGACAAACAATATAAGTAAATACCCTATCGCTATACGAGTTCCTATTTTCATGTTTTTAAACATTAAGTTCTCCTTCTTAAAAAATGGGGCATTTCATTTCTTTTATTAAGGGGGCTGGTAATAATCCCCGGCAAGGGAGGGCTACCTGACAATACCCGACAGTTTGGAAATAATATCCGGTGCACGATTGTTTGTATCAAATAATGCCGTCATGATTTAAGATAATAAACTATTCCCATGCAAAATAGCAAGGAGATCATCTTTTCCCTCAGGGCAAACGCACTATGTTATGGAGGCATTACAAGAATGAAATAATCTGTGTTTTCCACATGTAACCGGACATTTTCATTTTGCTATTACAGAAACCTTTTTAATGTTGCTAATTTTTAGCAATATCTACTAAAATACCGGCATGGTAGACAAGAAAGCGCTGATTATATCATCTGATGAAAATCCGTTGCCGGAGATATCCGGCACATTACAGGGCTTGGGTTATGAAATAGTCAGAGCAAATTCGCCACAACAGGCGCTTGATTTATATAAAACCGTCTGTCCTTGTTTGATAATTGCTGATGTTGGAACAGACGGTGAAAAAGTGTTATTTCCAGAGTTCTTATTACAATCAGAGATACCACAGGATAAGCCGCTTCCATCCTACAAGGAAACAAGCAATGTACTCAAAGAATATGAGCTTCTCAGAGTGCTGATGGATAATGTTCCCGATTCCATATATTTCAAGGATCTTGAGGGTAGGTTTGTGATGGTAAACAAGGCCAAAGCAAGCAATTCGTCAACAACACCGGAGGCAATGACCGGCAGGACAGATTTTGACTTCCTTAACCCCGACCATGCAGCTGCTGTAAAAGCGCTGGAGGACGAGATTATCCAAACCGGTAAGCAGATGGTTGGCAACATAGAGACTCTGGTTCGTAAAACAGGGGATAAAGTCCACATTTTAGCCAACAAAGTGCCATGGTACGATAGCGGTGGAAACATAATAGGTACGATAGGTATCTCACGTGATATAACTGAGTTTAAGGAAGCTAAGGAGTCACTTGAGCAGGCAAAGAATGACCTTGAAAAACGCATTGATGAACGAACCGCTCAACTTAAAACGCTGAATGAAAAACTCTTAGACGAAATAAACGAAAGAAAGCTGACGGAACTTGGTCTTAGGGCGTCGGAGGAAAAATACCGTA
The Nitrospirae bacterium YQR-1 DNA segment above includes these coding regions:
- a CDS encoding response regulator, with the protein product MFKNMKIGTRIAIGYLLILFVFLLLSFYSIGKLDYSTDQIRKLYEHPFTVKSSLLSIDANTTRIRFLLRKAYLSADNNEVMEIKTQISVIEPEIISALASVENRFLGDKNLIKQIRVNYDRYISFHVNYFDLLLHGKKDEALKLLDTKMYSNAAENEKLIKEAIDFATRKAQWFYENTQKTNDETKNILYFILAGTILLSCVFGVIFTRSITTPIYKLTETTKEVASGNLNVNIDVSAADETGLLAKSFQLMMDSLRKVLSERDAENWKKTGYAKVSEIMRGEQDIITLSQNLITYISEYLGALIGAIYLTRKNQNILKLTGTYAHNKRKGLSNEFAVGDGLVGQCALEKQSILLTNVPEDYIKIMSGLGEKVPSNILVTPFIYNDEVKGVIELGAFTAFTEHQTEFMKSVSETIAIAFSVAQAQQKTKELLEITQNQAEELQAQQEELIANNEELADRARILRESEVKLQEQQEELRQANEELEEHAKLMEKQRDEIKKKNMELEKNQVLNLQKTRELEITGKYKSEFLANMSHELRTPLNSILLLSKFLFENKDGNLTEKQMECAATVHSSGKDLLSLINDILDLSKVEAGKVELHIEAIEAERVKAFIESNFLPFTEEKNLSLHVAISDNAPKYIHTDIQKMEQILRNLLSNAVKFTESGSVTVTIGKGAIKGHSGGVLSVSVSDTGIGIPPDKLDVIFEAFKQADGTTSRKYGGTGLGLTISKELVKLLRGEMVVKSEFGSGSTFTIHIPDLQNLTDAEISPEGPGRAKPHIPDEQPLKKEIQLKGKTLEDDRESLSADEKSILIIEDDTVFAKILLDISRERGYKGIAAQDGAGGVDCAHKYKPSAIILDMGLPDIDGWTVIERLKDSSVTRSIPIHIISASEKTIDVLKSGGIGFLTKPVNMEKINEVFTRLEKIFSGKTRQILAVSLDTKQAATLKELLRNTDVEVDYVPIKEAQHALELNLYDCLILNFTGDESAAFDFLDKIKSTETFNNIPVIVFNSLQLSSENEIKLNLYARKIVLKIVKSHDRLFDEIVLFLHLPQSQLPEEKQKILIKVHDKEHIFKDRNILITDDDSRNVFALSGILQEEGMNVAIAKNGIECLDILKKNDTIEVILMDIMMPEMDGYAAIKEARKIRRYRDIPIIALTAKAMKEDRIKCIEAGANDYLSKPIDKDRLLSLLRIWLYR